A stretch of the Sphingomonas sp. CL5.1 genome encodes the following:
- a CDS encoding aromatic ring-hydroxylating dioxygenase subunit alpha, whose translation MTYLRNCWYMAGWSDDLPATGGLARTLLDDPVYLYRDEAGVAHALFDRCPHRFAPLSKGRVEDGAAVCAYHGLAFNGEGRCVRNPHGPVTRALDVRAYPVAEAYRALWVWPGDPALADPALIRNLDFLSNAPDTAFNKGYIRGTGHYQLFVDNILDLSHTDFLHPDTLGGGSITRTSGEVEERPDGIIAMSWRPTNEVPIPLALGRLPAGVDRVDSWTEVEWSAPGVIKLVAGAVPAGTPRELGGNSINVHIFTPETATTSHYFFASTRDFRLDDAELNEETRRTRQHIFETEDEPMIAAQQERIGDADFWSLRPALLKIDKGAVLVRRRMDALIAAEAKAA comes from the coding sequence ATGACCTATCTCCGCAATTGCTGGTACATGGCGGGCTGGAGCGACGACCTGCCCGCGACGGGCGGTCTCGCCCGCACGCTGCTCGACGACCCGGTCTATCTCTATCGCGACGAGGCGGGCGTGGCCCATGCCCTGTTCGACCGCTGCCCGCATCGCTTCGCCCCGCTCAGCAAGGGCCGGGTCGAGGATGGGGCGGCGGTGTGCGCCTATCACGGGCTGGCCTTCAACGGCGAGGGCCGCTGCGTGCGCAACCCGCATGGGCCGGTGACGCGCGCGCTCGACGTGCGCGCCTATCCGGTGGCGGAGGCGTATCGCGCGCTGTGGGTTTGGCCGGGCGACCCGGCGCTGGCCGATCCCGCGTTGATCCGCAATCTCGATTTCCTCTCGAACGCGCCCGACACCGCTTTCAACAAGGGATATATCCGCGGCACCGGCCATTATCAGCTCTTCGTCGACAATATCCTCGACCTGTCGCACACCGATTTCCTCCACCCCGATACGCTGGGCGGCGGATCGATCACCCGCACCTCCGGCGAGGTGGAGGAGCGCCCCGACGGCATCATCGCGATGAGTTGGCGCCCGACGAACGAGGTGCCGATCCCGCTCGCGCTCGGCCGCCTGCCGGCGGGAGTCGACCGGGTCGATAGCTGGACCGAGGTGGAGTGGAGCGCGCCGGGCGTCATCAAGCTCGTCGCCGGCGCGGTGCCGGCGGGCACGCCGCGCGAACTGGGCGGCAATTCGATCAACGTCCATATCTTCACGCCCGAGACGGCGACGACCAGCCATTATTTCTTCGCCTCGACACGCGATTTCCGGCTGGATGACGCCGAATTGAACGAGGAAACCCGCCGGACTCGCCAGCACATCTTCGAGACCGAGGACGAGCCGATGATCGCCGCGCAGCAGGAGCGGATCGGCGACGCCGATTTCTGGTCCCTGCGCCCTGCCCTGCTCAAGATCGACAAGGGCGCGGTGCTGGTGAGGCGGCGGATGGACGCCCTGATCGCCGCCGAGGCCAAGGCGGCTTGA
- a CDS encoding cytochrome P450: MADAAVRAAIPVLDLDLFCDASLRDPFADYRVLRDAGPLVRLTRPDVYAIGRFADVQAALRASDALINGEGVGFSDAFNAPKGMNVIQSDGDLHRRLRSTVTRPLSPARLREVRPDLKAMIVERVRSLAGQGWFDAMAGLARFLPVEAVSHFVGLPAVGRERMLEWAAAAFNVIGPDQEPSDVQSLREAFGFMAGLGKDKVRDGSWAGELFAAARSGRLSMQEAMAAISAYVIPSLDTTILAKGHLLANLARNPDQWALLRARPELIPGVVLEGVRRDSVLRWFSRVAVEDYAVDGATVPRGARVMLLYGCANRDERHYDDPDRFDVTRDARDHLAWGTGPHMCAGMHLARIEMEVLLEALVEADVTLEAGEPEIGANRGLYGFTALPFRLGQG; this comes from the coding sequence CGCCGGGCCGCTGGTCCGGCTGACCCGTCCCGATGTCTATGCGATCGGCCGGTTCGCCGACGTGCAGGCGGCGCTGCGCGCGTCGGACGCGCTCATCAACGGCGAGGGCGTCGGGTTCAGCGACGCGTTCAACGCGCCCAAGGGGATGAACGTCATACAGTCGGACGGCGACCTCCACCGCCGCCTGCGCTCGACCGTCACCCGCCCGCTGTCGCCCGCGCGGCTGCGCGAGGTGCGGCCCGATCTGAAGGCGATGATCGTCGAGCGCGTGCGCTCGCTGGCGGGGCAGGGCTGGTTCGACGCGATGGCGGGGCTGGCGCGCTTCCTGCCGGTCGAAGCGGTGTCGCATTTCGTCGGCCTGCCCGCCGTGGGGCGCGAGCGGATGCTGGAATGGGCGGCGGCCGCGTTCAACGTGATCGGCCCCGATCAGGAGCCGTCCGACGTCCAGTCGCTGCGCGAGGCGTTCGGCTTCATGGCGGGTCTCGGCAAGGACAAGGTGCGCGACGGTAGCTGGGCGGGCGAATTGTTCGCCGCCGCGCGCAGCGGGCGGCTGTCGATGCAGGAAGCGATGGCGGCGATCAGCGCCTATGTCATCCCCAGCCTCGACACGACGATCCTTGCCAAGGGCCATCTGCTCGCCAATCTGGCGCGCAACCCCGACCAATGGGCGCTGCTGCGCGCGCGGCCGGAACTGATCCCCGGCGTCGTGCTGGAGGGGGTGCGCCGCGATTCGGTGCTGCGCTGGTTCTCGCGCGTGGCGGTGGAGGATTACGCGGTGGACGGCGCGACGGTGCCGCGGGGCGCGCGGGTGATGCTGCTCTACGGCTGCGCCAATCGCGACGAGCGGCATTATGACGACCCCGACCGCTTCGACGTGACGCGCGACGCCCGCGATCATCTCGCCTGGGGAACGGGGCCGCATATGTGCGCCGGGATGCACCTCGCGCGGATCGAGATGGAGGTGCTGCTGGAGGCGCTGGTCGAGGCGGACGTGACGCTGGAGGCCGGCGAGCCGGAGATCGGGGCCAATCGCGGCCTCTACGGCTTCACCGCTTTGCCGTTCCGCCTCGGCCAGGGATAG
- a CDS encoding FAD-dependent oxidoreductase produces MIDTDVVVVGAGPVGLAAAIELGMRGIRVLLAERNERVGAAPRAKTTNVRTRTHLRRWGIADRLAAEAPFGVDYPNNMVFVTRLGPEGRELARFADAFNASPKRDPRYPEHGQWVPQYRLEKVLLDKVRELPSVEVRLNTEFVTAEQDADGVTATLRAPDGEELQVRASYLIGADGARSAIRELIGAKMEGRHGLSHHYNIIFRAPGMAGAHDFGPAAIYWQIGKDGFSALGPMDKGDLWFFGPGGAKPGQSLPPEEAAALIRERTGIDLDFEVVSADTWSAHDLLADHYADRRIILAGDACHLHPPAGGYGMNMGVGDGIDLGWKIAATLQGWGGPALIDSYEVERRPVHRKVIDEAMANYAIYVAPPPPGIEEATAEGEAIRAKVGAGVQAGKAREFYTLGTVLGLCYESPLIAREGGPVPEHDSQFYAPSARPGCLAPHAWLADGRSLYDLFGQGFSLVAAADADAAEIDKAVAEAKALGVPLAVVRPDGVDIAALYEAKLALVRPDQHVAWRGDRWAGGALSRATGHLEAAVAA; encoded by the coding sequence GTCGGGGCGGCGCCCCGCGCCAAGACCACCAACGTCCGCACCCGCACGCACCTCAGGCGCTGGGGGATCGCGGACCGGCTCGCGGCGGAGGCGCCGTTCGGCGTCGATTACCCGAACAACATGGTGTTCGTGACCCGGCTGGGGCCGGAGGGGCGCGAACTGGCGCGCTTCGCCGATGCCTTCAACGCGTCGCCCAAGCGCGACCCGCGCTATCCCGAGCACGGCCAGTGGGTGCCGCAATACCGGCTGGAAAAGGTGCTGCTCGACAAGGTGCGCGAACTGCCGAGCGTCGAGGTGCGCCTCAACACCGAATTCGTCACCGCCGAACAGGACGCGGACGGCGTCACCGCCACGCTGCGCGCGCCCGATGGCGAGGAATTACAGGTCCGCGCATCCTACCTGATCGGCGCGGACGGCGCGCGCAGCGCGATCCGCGAACTGATCGGCGCGAAGATGGAGGGGCGGCACGGCCTTTCCCATCATTACAACATCATCTTCCGCGCGCCGGGCATGGCCGGGGCGCATGATTTCGGCCCCGCCGCGATCTATTGGCAGATCGGCAAGGACGGATTCAGCGCGCTCGGGCCGATGGACAAGGGCGACCTGTGGTTCTTCGGGCCGGGCGGCGCCAAGCCCGGCCAGTCGCTGCCGCCCGAAGAGGCCGCCGCGCTGATCCGCGAGCGCACCGGCATCGACCTCGATTTCGAGGTGGTCAGCGCCGATACCTGGTCCGCGCACGACCTGCTGGCCGATCATTATGCCGACCGGCGCATCATCCTCGCGGGCGATGCCTGCCACCTTCACCCGCCGGCGGGCGGATACGGCATGAACATGGGCGTCGGCGACGGCATCGATCTCGGCTGGAAGATCGCCGCGACGTTGCAGGGCTGGGGCGGCCCCGCGCTGATCGACAGCTATGAGGTGGAGCGGCGTCCGGTCCATCGCAAGGTGATCGACGAGGCGATGGCCAATTACGCCATCTATGTCGCGCCCCCGCCCCCCGGCATCGAGGAAGCGACGGCGGAGGGCGAGGCGATCCGCGCCAAGGTCGGCGCGGGCGTGCAGGCCGGCAAGGCGCGCGAGTTCTACACGCTCGGCACCGTGCTGGGCCTCTGCTACGAATCCCCGCTGATCGCGCGGGAGGGCGGCCCTGTCCCCGAGCACGACAGCCAGTTCTATGCGCCATCGGCGCGGCCGGGGTGCCTCGCGCCCCACGCCTGGCTCGCGGACGGGCGCTCGCTCTACGACCTGTTCGGGCAGGGTTTCTCGCTGGTCGCGGCGGCCGATGCCGATGCGGCCGAGATCGACAAGGCGGTGGCCGAGGCGAAGGCGCTGGGCGTGCCGCTGGCCGTGGTGCGCCCGGACGGCGTGGACATCGCGGCGCTATACGAGGCGAAGCTCGCGCTGGTCCGTCCCGACCAGCATGTCGCATGGCGCGGCGATCGCTGGGCCGGCGGCGCATTGTCGCGGGCGACCGGGCATCTCGAGGCCGCCGTGGCGGCGTGA
- a CDS encoding TonB-dependent receptor — protein MTVLDTLPAIRDASRRAGRFTTLAAIALAGTSVYAHAQTAPANPAPADAASADAAPSDTDIIVTAQKRAENVQSVPISIQAFGAATLRDTGVSQVQDLTKIVPTFKFGSGPGTVAARNGIRGLGSFGNSAIEPSVATYLDGVYVPRAGSLNSTLIDVQSLEVLSGPQGTLFGRNASVGAISITSALPTNQLEGNAAFEVGSGQRYRGEVVANLPFSDTFAIRFAGLGEKFGGYWHQSRTGQRFGGTDTISLRLTARWDITPHLNWVVRGDYASQTGDGWYNISIIPSSVTPTVLAGLTRVLGGRLPTIGIDSNSSAQDVSTAGLDDYHWGVSSTLSYNTDSDFTFKLINSYRHWRASEQDGEVTFLPVPLVYRHFIYDSKSQNHEFQIISPRNLLDGHLNFVAGLYYFQEDFNLDLDYNLRSEFCTTAVANFAPPLIGPCQAGQAQSAFYNRFPQLTKSYAAYAQATIGLLPGVDLTLGGRYTHENKSASYLGVRVNPAAVFGVNEDSSFKYSDGRFTGRANLTWKPADDIMLFATYSTGFKAGGFNSGAANAVLDQLRIFQPETVKNYEVGAKTQFLDRRLTANVTLYRMDVDGFQERALTSVASIVRNVGSIRSQGVEAQFSAAPADWLRLNAAIAYNDAKFTDYRNAPPLPWATGSQDLTGARPTYAPEWSTSEGIEFRKEFTSGYRATLRGDLTTVSRQNINAVNDYSPITFQNGYALLSARLTIFAPDDRYSLALFGQNLTDKHYCVNEGYLPFGPQLSALDVAGKSEAVTCFHGNPRTIGARFGVKF, from the coding sequence ATGACGGTTCTGGACACCTTGCCTGCTATCCGCGACGCCAGCAGGCGCGCCGGGCGCTTCACGACGCTCGCGGCGATCGCGCTCGCCGGCACCTCGGTCTATGCGCATGCGCAGACCGCGCCAGCAAATCCGGCGCCGGCCGACGCCGCATCCGCCGATGCCGCTCCGTCCGACACCGACATCATCGTCACCGCGCAAAAGCGCGCGGAAAACGTGCAGAGCGTGCCGATCTCGATCCAGGCGTTCGGCGCGGCCACCTTGCGCGATACCGGCGTGTCGCAGGTGCAGGATCTCACCAAGATCGTCCCCACCTTCAAGTTCGGCTCCGGCCCCGGCACGGTCGCCGCGCGCAACGGCATCCGCGGCCTCGGCTCATTCGGCAACAGCGCGATCGAGCCTAGCGTCGCCACCTATCTCGACGGCGTATATGTGCCCCGCGCCGGCTCGCTCAACTCGACGCTGATCGACGTGCAGAGCCTTGAGGTGCTGTCGGGGCCGCAGGGCACCCTGTTCGGCCGCAACGCCTCGGTCGGCGCGATCAGCATCACCTCCGCGCTTCCCACCAACCAGCTCGAGGGCAACGCCGCGTTCGAGGTCGGCAGCGGCCAGCGTTATCGCGGCGAGGTGGTCGCCAACCTGCCGTTCAGCGATACGTTCGCGATCCGCTTCGCCGGGCTGGGCGAGAAGTTCGGCGGCTATTGGCACCAGTCCAGGACCGGCCAGCGGTTCGGCGGCACCGACACGATCAGCCTGCGCCTCACCGCGCGCTGGGATATCACGCCGCACCTCAACTGGGTCGTGCGCGGCGACTATGCGAGCCAGACCGGGGACGGCTGGTACAATATCTCGATCATCCCCTCTTCGGTCACGCCAACGGTGCTGGCCGGGCTGACGCGCGTGCTGGGCGGGCGGCTGCCGACGATCGGGATCGATTCCAATTCGTCGGCGCAGGACGTGTCGACCGCCGGGCTCGACGATTATCACTGGGGCGTGTCGAGCACGCTCAGCTACAACACCGATTCCGATTTCACCTTCAAGCTGATCAACAGCTATCGCCACTGGCGGGCGAGCGAGCAGGACGGCGAAGTCACCTTCCTTCCGGTGCCTTTGGTCTATCGGCACTTCATCTACGACAGCAAGAGCCAGAACCACGAGTTTCAGATCATCTCGCCAAGGAACCTGCTCGATGGCCACCTGAACTTCGTCGCCGGACTTTATTACTTCCAGGAGGATTTCAATCTCGACCTGGATTACAATCTGCGCTCGGAATTCTGCACGACCGCCGTGGCGAACTTCGCGCCCCCGCTAATCGGGCCGTGTCAGGCCGGGCAGGCGCAGTCCGCCTTCTACAACCGTTTCCCGCAGCTCACGAAAAGCTATGCCGCTTATGCGCAGGCGACGATCGGATTATTGCCGGGCGTCGATCTGACGCTGGGCGGGCGCTACACGCATGAGAACAAGAGCGCGAGCTATCTGGGCGTGCGCGTCAACCCGGCGGCGGTGTTCGGCGTCAACGAGGATTCGTCGTTCAAATATTCGGACGGGCGCTTCACCGGCCGCGCCAACCTGACGTGGAAGCCGGCCGACGACATCATGCTGTTCGCGACCTATTCGACCGGGTTCAAGGCGGGCGGCTTCAATTCCGGCGCGGCCAATGCAGTGCTGGATCAGTTGCGCATCTTCCAGCCGGAGACGGTCAAGAATTACGAAGTCGGCGCCAAGACGCAGTTCCTCGATCGCCGGCTGACGGCGAACGTCACGCTCTATCGCATGGACGTGGACGGGTTCCAGGAGCGCGCGCTGACCAGCGTGGCGTCGATCGTCCGCAATGTCGGCTCGATCCGCAGCCAGGGCGTCGAGGCGCAATTCTCCGCCGCGCCGGCCGACTGGCTGCGGCTCAACGCGGCGATCGCCTATAACGACGCGAAGTTCACCGATTATCGCAACGCGCCGCCGCTGCCGTGGGCCACCGGCAGCCAGGACCTGACCGGCGCGCGCCCGACCTACGCGCCCGAATGGTCGACCAGCGAGGGGATCGAGTTCCGCAAGGAGTTCACCTCGGGCTATCGCGCCACGCTGCGCGGCGACCTCACCACGGTCAGCCGCCAGAATATCAACGCGGTCAACGACTATAGCCCGATCACTTTCCAGAACGGCTATGCCCTGCTGTCGGCGCGGCTGACGATCTTCGCGCCCGACGACCGCTATTCGCTGGCGCTGTTCGGCCAGAACCTGACCGACAAGCATTATTGCGTGAACGAAGGCTATCTGCCGTTCGGCCCGCAATTGAGCGCGCTCGACGTGGCCGGCAAGTCGGAAGCCGTGACCTGCTTCCACGGCAACCCGCGCACGATCGGCGCGCGGTTCGGGGTTAAGTTCTGA
- a CDS encoding amidohydrolase family protein, which translates to MLSLTTHAAPCPCCAYAHAQSALSFSPLSLFRSARSRRAGVTSATATAPAELHLTGVTVVDPRDGRKSPGMTVVIRAGRITAVVPDGEERPAGGSQRIDARGKYVVPGYNDMHSHVLELADPSGSLALMLAEGVTGFRQMSGSPALLAKRRAGTLPIGAAAPQLLQTPGAILTPFNAATPDTAREEVRRQKGQGADFVKMGFANPDSFFAAVEEGRRIGIPVLGHLQEGTDPVEATAAGFRSIEHLGPGSTVWVRCSRDEEELRPESYRRDIVKLPPFRIPFMERIVMKKFERMLVNPSAFSNEADVDRLRRASESFSSTRAEEMAGHFAGDGSWQCPTLVRLRTQTFADAPDYEQDEMLHYLPRKSVRRWREVTGVWKARTAEVRQTYRDVYPRQLALTKLLHDAGVRMIVGTDGGSYLGPGLTLRQEFRELADAGITPLAILRMATVNAADYLDRRDVVGQVAPGYDADLVVLDADPLARVENLHAIAGVVRAGAYHSRRDLDALKASVAAGEGYLG; encoded by the coding sequence ATGCTGTCCCTCACCACCCACGCGGCGCCGTGTCCCTGCTGCGCCTATGCCCATGCGCAATCGGCCCTGTCCTTTTCGCCTCTGTCGCTGTTCCGGTCGGCGCGGTCGCGGCGGGCAGGCGTGACGAGCGCGACGGCGACGGCTCCGGCGGAGCTGCACCTGACCGGCGTCACCGTGGTCGATCCGCGCGACGGGCGGAAATCTCCTGGCATGACGGTGGTGATCCGCGCCGGCCGGATCACCGCGGTCGTGCCGGATGGGGAGGAGCGCCCGGCCGGTGGCTCGCAGCGGATCGATGCGCGCGGCAAATATGTCGTGCCCGGCTATAACGACATGCACAGCCATGTCCTCGAGCTGGCCGATCCCTCCGGCAGCCTCGCGCTGATGCTGGCGGAGGGCGTGACGGGATTCCGCCAGATGTCCGGCTCCCCCGCCCTGCTCGCGAAGCGGCGGGCGGGGACGCTGCCGATCGGCGCGGCGGCGCCGCAATTGCTGCAAACCCCCGGCGCGATCCTCACCCCGTTCAACGCCGCCACGCCCGACACGGCGCGGGAGGAGGTGCGACGGCAGAAGGGGCAGGGCGCGGATTTCGTGAAGATGGGTTTCGCCAACCCGGATTCCTTCTTCGCGGCGGTGGAGGAGGGGCGGCGCATCGGCATCCCGGTGCTGGGCCATCTGCAGGAGGGCACCGATCCGGTCGAGGCGACGGCGGCGGGCTTCCGCTCGATCGAGCATCTCGGGCCGGGCAGCACGGTCTGGGTGCGCTGCTCGCGCGACGAAGAGGAATTGCGCCCGGAAAGCTATCGCCGCGACATCGTCAAGCTGCCGCCATTCAGGATTCCGTTCATGGAACGGATCGTCATGAAGAAGTTCGAGCGGATGCTGGTCAATCCGTCGGCGTTCTCGAACGAGGCGGACGTCGATCGCCTGCGCCGCGCGAGCGAAAGCTTCAGCAGCACCCGCGCCGAGGAAATGGCCGGGCATTTCGCCGGGGACGGGAGCTGGCAATGCCCGACATTGGTGCGGCTGCGCACCCAGACCTTCGCCGACGCGCCCGATTACGAGCAGGACGAAATGCTGCACTATCTGCCGCGCAAGAGCGTGCGGCGCTGGCGCGAGGTGACGGGCGTGTGGAAGGCGCGGACGGCGGAGGTACGGCAAACCTATCGCGACGTCTATCCGCGCCAACTCGCGTTGACGAAATTGCTGCATGATGCGGGGGTACGGATGATCGTCGGCACCGACGGCGGCTCCTATCTCGGCCCCGGCCTGACGCTGAGGCAGGAGTTCCGCGAGCTGGCTGATGCCGGGATCACGCCGCTGGCGATCCTCCGGATGGCGACGGTGAACGCCGCCGACTATCTCGACCGACGCGACGTGGTCGGGCAGGTCGCGCCGGGCTATGACGCCGATCTGGTGGTGCTCGACGCCGATCCGCTGGCGCGGGTGGAGAACCTCCACGCGATCGCCGGCGTGGTGCGGGCGGGCGCCTATCATTCGCGCCGCGACCTGGATGCGCTGAAGGCTTCCGTAGCGGCGGGGGAGGGGTATCTGGGGTAG
- a CDS encoding MFS transporter, translating into MTAHLPLDDIRRRLDAAPMSGTQILAVATTILLSAVDGFDVLSVTFAAPAITHDWGIDKAALGVVLSAGLAGMAAGSFFLAPLADWLGRRGLVIASLILMAIGSCGSAAAGSIGVLTAWRVVTGLGIGACISVINPLAAEFANARRRPFAVALMSLGYPAGGLVGGLVAAALMPVHGWRAVFVAGAVATIALMPVVLLFLPESPGFLAARGGTHHLARLDRLLARFGHHDIAAQPSGRPREIGYRLVFAPDRIGTTLRLSVANLLVASVSYYLLSWLPQLVADTGQDAATASLISATMSLIGIVGGLLVGGLANRFGQSRVTAVAVIGLGLSIAAFGAASLSTMSLFVLAGLCGFCLFGSAAGFYGVLARGFGDAERASGSGFVIGVGRVSSAVSPLLAGYLFAAGFGRTGVSGGFAAAALVAAALLFIHARKGSVR; encoded by the coding sequence GTGACCGCTCACCTGCCCCTCGACGACATCCGCCGGCGGCTCGACGCCGCGCCGATGAGCGGCACGCAAATCCTGGCGGTCGCCACGACCATCCTGCTGTCGGCCGTCGACGGGTTCGACGTGCTGTCCGTCACCTTCGCCGCGCCCGCGATCACGCATGACTGGGGGATCGACAAGGCGGCGCTGGGCGTCGTGCTGTCGGCCGGGCTGGCGGGCATGGCAGCGGGGTCGTTCTTCCTCGCGCCGCTCGCCGACTGGCTCGGGCGGCGCGGGCTGGTGATCGCCAGCCTGATCCTGATGGCGATCGGCTCGTGCGGCTCGGCGGCGGCGGGGTCGATCGGCGTGCTGACCGCATGGCGCGTCGTCACCGGGCTGGGCATCGGCGCGTGCATCTCGGTCATCAACCCGCTGGCGGCGGAGTTCGCCAATGCGCGGCGGCGGCCCTTCGCGGTGGCGCTGATGTCGCTCGGCTATCCGGCGGGCGGGCTGGTCGGCGGTCTGGTCGCGGCCGCGCTGATGCCGGTCCACGGCTGGCGCGCGGTGTTCGTCGCCGGGGCGGTGGCGACCATCGCGCTGATGCCGGTCGTGCTGCTGTTCCTGCCAGAATCGCCGGGGTTCCTCGCGGCGCGCGGGGGAACGCATCATCTGGCGCGGCTCGATCGCCTGCTCGCGCGGTTCGGTCATCACGACATCGCCGCGCAACCGTCGGGCCGCCCGCGCGAGATCGGCTATCGGCTGGTGTTCGCGCCCGACCGGATCGGCACCACGCTGCGCCTCTCGGTTGCCAACCTGCTAGTGGCGAGCGTCAGCTACTACCTGCTGAGCTGGCTGCCGCAGCTTGTCGCCGACACCGGGCAGGATGCCGCGACCGCCAGCCTGATCTCCGCGACGATGAGCCTGATCGGCATCGTCGGCGGGCTGCTGGTCGGCGGCCTCGCCAATCGCTTCGGCCAGTCGCGCGTCACCGCCGTGGCCGTCATCGGGCTGGGCCTGTCGATCGCCGCGTTCGGCGCCGCTTCGCTCTCCACCATGTCGCTGTTCGTGCTGGCGGGGCTGTGCGGCTTCTGCCTGTTCGGCAGCGCGGCCGGTTTCTACGGCGTGCTGGCGCGCGGCTTCGGCGATGCCGAGCGCGCCTCCGGCAGCGGCTTCGTGATCGGCGTCGGCCGGGTGTCGAGCGCGGTGTCGCCGCTGCTCGCCGGCTATCTGTTCGCCGCCGGGTTCGGCCGGACCGGGGTTTCCGGCGGTTTCGCCGCGGCGGCGCTGGTGGCCGCCGCGCTCCTCTTCATCCACGCGCGCAAGGGAAGTGTGCGATGA